The DNA region AATGAGAAAAACTACTTATTTAAGTATGAATGAAATATTATACTCTTTAGAATAGATAGAGTGGATTGAATTGTTTATGTCCAAAAAAATTCATCGCCTAATTAACAATGAATCGTGATATTTTGATGATCTTTTCTATCTAATAAATGGGGAGTCtgctttcatatatatttaaaatcgTTTGCCCTACACCCACCCCAAAAGTATATGCTTCAATAGGAATCATAATACATGGCTAGATTAGAAATATATGAAAAAACGTCTGTCTTAACTCAATAggtaaagtacattatattacGTAGTTCAAGCATTTGCGACTTACCCATTCAGTGATTTTAGTAATGAACATTCTCAAATTAGATTGGGTCGGGTGGatttaagaaaaattatatcaattaccaatttattactataaaaaaaagtcatttaaaaaaaagtagGCAAGCTAGGTACTAGCTAGATTTAAACAACCACTAGAGTAGTATATCATCAATGAGAGACATAAATACAAGACTAGCCTAGGGTTTTTTGCAACACTAGTTTAGGGTTGATCATCAATCATATATGCATCAAGAAAGTGCAAACTTCATAAATTAATCTTAATTTGGTACCTAAACCACCTAGACATAACAATACTTTCCAATCATTTGCAAATTGTAGAGCAATTAATCACCTTGGACCCAtaatttccattttaatctCTAAAATAAAGTACCAATTAACTCTTTCAACACCTACCAtatcataaattatatatatcagtATAAACTTCAAATTATGTATCAAATACAGTCTATCTAAAATTTGATGCACATCGATGATAGTAGAAAATTAAactataacatatataaatgaaaCGAACCCACAAATTTGTTTCAATATAGTGGACCAACACAGCTGATTCTTGAATCTATCTGATGAATCTTCAGAACCATAATCTGGGCACAGCTGATATATAGAGTGGTGATGTTAGATAcacatataaatacatatataaagtaagtatataggaattgaaatatatatagtgaagatcAGAGATGAGAATGAAGAAGCTAATAATAAGGCTTTTATTGGAAATTAAAGCAGGAATGTAaattttaccattttctccttgCAAATATTCAAGAAGCCGATTGCATCTGAAAGCTAGGGGTAGCAGTAGGTTCTTCATTAGCCTTGAgaacattattagtattattattagtactaggattattaataatgtttgtctttattatcttcttcttcttctttttcttgtaTGGGATTCCTCTTGCCTTAGCCTGAGAATCTCTGACTTCCCTGAGATAAACGCGAATGGCGGCGCTAGCAAAGGGGTTGGTCTCCGGCAAGCCGCCGTTCTCCTCGTAGGCGGCGCGGAGGCGGCCGATGAGGGCGTCGAGGCTTCCCCAGGCTTGGCGGAGAGGGCAGGTGCAGGGGCCGGCGGGGTCGGGTTGGCCGAAGAACACGCAGGCGTGGGAGTGGACCTTAGTTTTTCCGAACTGGTCGAGGTATTTAAGGAAATCCAGGACGTGGGAATAGTGGCACTGTGATAGCGCCACTGCCGGCCGTTGATTCTTCAGGTACTGCCCGAACGTGTTCCAGTCGCGCCGCTTCTGCGACTCGTACCGGCTCAGCTGATGATgaacgccgccgccgccgccgctgcccGGTTGCTGTAACTGCAGCGGCTGAGGAGGAGTTGCCATCGTGGCGGCTAATCTCGACGACGATGACCCTTCGCCGTACTCTCTTCTCTCATCCGTACTACTGGACGTCATCATGGCTGGATATATATATGAGAGCTAGCTTGCTAGCTgcagagaagagagagagagagagagagagttttaaTGGAGATTTTAATATGATGAATGATGGAGGAGCTGAGGTGAAAGAAGACATGAAATGGGTCCAAAGGAATTCAAAGTGCTTTTAGgtcatatcttttttttttttcttcactgcattactccgtattattattttactccTTTAATTGTGTACTACTAGTATGAgatgtttttcatttttatttttatttttattgcgATGAGAGAAATACGCAATTATTATCTAATAAGAGCGTCTACAGGGTTATTCTACCTTGTGACCTTTGTAAGAGTGTCTACGGGGTAATCCTATCTTGTGACCTTTGTAAGAGTGTCTACTGGGTAATTCTACCTTGTGACCTTAGCAAGCAAAGACTTTAATTTAAATGAGGTAAATCAACATATGTTGTCATAATTAATGATCAGcttaaaccaagaaggtcaatcgattttttttttttttggatggaTGGAAGCTTGGAGAGTTGGAGGGTTTAGTCTAACACCTTGCCATCGAAATTTGGTGTTAATTGTTATGTAAgtataagtaaataaagttGTACATTTGCGGGTAATTATAACTTTGTGTGTAATGGTAAACGATCTATTacgattatttttttttttttaaataaaattttaaatttatttcctttttatataGTTGTGGCAACATCATCACAACAATCATTATTACCAATATTAGCAGAATTTAGCACTTTGATTTTCACCTTCagctaattaaatgaaaattaactctattaactctattatgcACAGTACAGAATTAAGTGATAAATGAACTGTTTTCAATATACCCAATTATCAATGAAGTAGGGTGGTTGAGTGCAAGTAATAGATTTTGGAGTGACTCAATTATGCACATAAGTAGTAAATGGTAAGTTTTAGTTACCAAATCTCCTATTTATTGACTGGGACGGTGATTGAgagtacaatttaaataattgagttaattccatttttgatcttagatttataggtggcagttcacttttagtccatttttatCGGAACATTCTAATTTGGTCCTAGCATTATTGttgcatgaccatttttggtccccCATCAACAAAATCACTGAAATACGGTTAAATACAAGgcaattttgatctttttttatacaaagtaggttaacctactatattttttatgtttatttttttgaaaaaaaatcaaatttgaagactgaaatgctcttgtatttgacaaaatttagaatgttttgttgatagaggaccaaaaatggtcataccacaataatactaggatcaaaagtggatgttcagataaaaaatgactaaaagtggactgtcatctataaatctaggacaaaaaatggaattaactctaaataattttaacaaattttagagTAATTTGATAGCGTGTATAAGTGAAAAATAGATGATTTTTAACCCACCTAGGGTTGCTAGCTAGCTATGTGCTATGTTGAGCTTGGGAAGGATATGTTAAACTTTGGCCTGCttaaatttaatcatttataatatatcaattgtAATAGAGTAAATAgtactaaattattaattaaagtgCCATTTatgggctatgtttggcaaacctagctgaaaaggtagctgaaagctgaaaagtagctgaaaactgaaaagctataagctcgaagctgaaatctgaagagctgttatgcttaaaagtgtttggtaaaattagctttttgataagttgataaatgtaaaaagacaaaaaaggaCATcgtcatacaatttaaataattttaaatttaaataggtttgtttatatattaaaatataaaataatgaaattaatatatttaaataaaatataaagtaagaacatatatttgaaaatatacaaagtaaaattttttttttataattcataagattagttcatacaaaaattaatgttcaaacataaatatcaaactgaaattacaatcaaacataatgaaaagaaaatgtcaaaaggattttaattgagaggggtaaagaatgtcatttatttaaaataataaggataaagatggaaaaaagttaaaaagctactagcttattttgaaaagctaccccaagtagcgtttcaaaataagctcttattttaagctactagcttattttgagaacattatcaaacagagcttatagcttattagtagcttaaaataagctataagctcctaaataagctctgccaaacagagccatgatattttttataattagagACATAAAGTGTCATTgtattttctaaattattaaagttcaagttatatttattataacaatCTCCAAATAAATAACTAAAGTCACTTACTGTAAATATCTAATAGTCCAAGAAATTGTTGTGCAATTTTCAAAGATAATATAAGAAGACAAACTAGTTAACTAGATATGTCTCACTCCATCTAACAGTCCAACATAAATATGGAAAATGTTCTGTTTCTTGGTAaatagaatttaatttaatgattCATTAAATTTCGTATCTTTAATACCTCTGAGATCTTTATGATATTCATTACGGAATAATTTTTACCCATGTGAATTCGCCAATCTCATTAATTTCAGTATCAAATTGTTGAGCGGTAACCTGGAAGGCCGAGTTCAGCATCATGTCATTAAAATAAGGTATTTACT from Ipomoea triloba cultivar NCNSP0323 chromosome 6, ASM357664v1 includes:
- the LOC116022941 gene encoding protein LIGHT-DEPENDENT SHORT HYPOCOTYLS 10-like, producing the protein MMTSSSTDERREYGEGSSSSRLAATMATPPQPLQLQQPGSGGGGGVHHQLSRYESQKRRDWNTFGQYLKNQRPAVALSQCHYSHVLDFLKYLDQFGKTKVHSHACVFFGQPDPAGPCTCPLRQAWGSLDALIGRLRAAYEENGGLPETNPFASAAIRVYLREVRDSQAKARGIPYKKKKKKKIIKTNIINNPSTNNNTNNVLKANEEPTATPSFQMQSAS